Part of the Synergistaceae bacterium genome, CCGTCAAACCGTCATGAGCTTCCATAGCAGTAACAAAATTTTTTATTGCCAGTTCCCGCCGGAGTCTCCCCCGCCTAATATCGGGCATTGCTAAATCTGAACGCGCGCGATTCTCTATTTCTCTAAATCTATCATCTTTTGAGTAGGGGAATTCAACGAGCCGCCCGCCGTAACTTGCAAGAATGCTCACAACTTCATCGCGTATAGGTTTCTGAAAGCCGCTCCGCCAGTCATCACCATGTACAAAAATATCGGGCTTGTAAATCTCTAAATTTTCGCGGTAAGAAAGAGTCTTTTGCTCAACAACTTTATAGACTCCTGAAATATTCTCAAACATTGCGAGCCTGTCTTGATAAGTAACGAGGGGGAATCTCTTAAAACTTGCTACAGCCTCATCTGATAGAATGCCGATAATTAATTTTCCGAGCCTCTTTGCTTTCTTGATTATTGCGATATGCCCGGCGTGAATTATATCCGTTGAGAAGCCTATATATACAGTTCGTGACTCTATTTCTTTTAAGCGTGAACTAATAACTGCTAAATCTTCGGGCGTGTCAATCTCTGAACATAATAGATTCCTTAAGTCGCACCCGTAAATATTGCACCGGCCTTCTAAATCGTTTAGTGCTTTCTCCGCGTAAAAATTTAATGCCCCCCCCCCCCTGCGTAATTTCTGCAATAATCTTCTATTTTATTGAGCCATAAAAGCCAGTCATTTTTTGCGAGCTTATATAAAGGCTGTGCAGTCAGGGCATTATTAAAGAATTCGACTCCGACTTTGAGAATCTTATTATCTGAGTCAATAACGGCCTTAAAATCTTTATCTGGCAGCGGCACACTTGAAGACACGGCCATGACTGAACGGGATTCGCTCAAAATTTTGTCAATTGCTTCATTCTCGAAAACTAAATCACCGTGCATAAATAATAAATCATCGTCCCGCAAAAATTCACGAGCAAGATAAATACTATAAATATAATTAGTCTGCTTATAATCGGGATTATTTACGAATTTAATATTAACGGGTAAATCAAGAGTCCTGCAGTAATTCATCAGGACTCCCTCACAATATCCAGTTGTAATAATTATCTCGTTGATTCCGAGTTCTGCGAGCTGCTTTAATTGACGCGATAAAATTGTCTCACCCGGTTTTATTTCAGTTAAGCATTTAGGCTGTTCACTGGTCAAAACGCCCATTCTTGAGCCGAGCCCGGAATTAAGTATTAACGCTTTCATGATTAATTTTTCGGCCCGATTGAGTGAATTAATAAAATATTTTGTCCTTCTTTGAGCTTGAGAATTTCACCGAGTTTTTTTGCGTCAAATGAGCCTCTTACTACCGCATTCCAACCTTGAGACGCTGCGAATAAATAAGCGTTCTGCATGACCGCCCCGGCGTGTGCATATACCCAGCGCGAGATTAATTCTTTAGGTGCTTTGCTGCCTGACCATAAATTTATGTCGTTCACATAAGCGAGATTTACAGCTGCTTGGCCGACAAATTCCTGCATTCCCGTGTCTTGTCTGTGATCGCCCTTAGTGATTAACTCAAGCGAATGAGTCAAAGCGTCATATTTATAGACTCCTTCACGGTTGAAGACGTAAATAAAAGTGTCTTGAATACCCATAGCGACGGGGTAAACTCTGAGTCCGTTTTCGCGGTTCACTCCGGCAGTGATATATAACAAATTAGATAAGTCCTGCAAAGAAATATCAACATCGGCAAATTCACGCGCTGAATGTCTGTTAGTGATTGCTTCTGTCAAACTCATTCCGCCGGTTTTGACTGGATCAGGGAGCTTTATAATTTCTCCTTCAGCAAATGAACACGAGGCAATTAATATAATAATTAAAGCACTGATTAAAATTTTACGCATAATAAATTATTCCTTCCTACTCTATAATATAACTTGCTAAGATTTCGCCGTAATAACTCACATGAACATCACGATTTGCGCCCGCTGCTGTGCTGTTAATATTTTGCGGATAAAGAGAGTCGCGCAATTTCTCATCATTCAATAAAGGCAGGTCTTGAATCTGTCTATATAAAACGCGGCACTCAAGAGTCAAAGGCAATTGCAGAATTCCGGGAACTGAAATTTTTTCGCTTTCAGTAAGAGTCAACCCTGCGAGCTGAATTTTATCGAGATCCCGCCCCGAACGTGTACCGCAAAATGCAGCAATTTTTTGAGAGTCTTTATTTATATTGACCGGAATATTAACCGTGAATTCAGGATTAGTATCAAGTAAGCTGCGAGTGTAGCGGCCTTCACGAATATACGCCGCAAAAATCGGCCGAGTCCAGTTTATTCCCAGCGTCCCCCAGCCTATAGCCATAGTGTTGACTTTGTCATTTGCCTTAGTTGTGAGTAAAATTCCATGCTGTAAAGAATTTATTATGTGTCCTGCGTACTCGTTTAGATTTATAGCTTTATGCAAAATAATAACTCCTTTCAAGTTTTATGATTTCATGTTTAGCTGAATGAAAGAATTATATCACTCATAAAAACGCCCTCCCGAATAATTTACGAGAAGGCATAAAAATTTTTGCGATAAAATTATTTGCTTAATTCGGCTTTAAGTTGACTAATTTGACTCTCGATTGAACGTAATTCAACACGCAAAGATTCTTTTCTTGATATATCCTGTTCAGTGTTGAGATTTTGGCGGATTCTAGCTCGTTCGAGTTCTAGTGATTCAAGTTCTGACTCGTCATCGCTTGTATCTGAGTCCGAGACTGACTCTTCACTGCCTGCTGATTTTGCCATAGGTGCGCCTGCTTGCTGTGATTTTTGCGAGTCATTAGCGCGGACTGTCATATTATTTGCTTGAGAGTCCTCGTTATTCTCTTTTTCCGGCAATTTCTGACCTAAATTTGAAGCTGGCGACTCTTCTTCTGGAATCGGGGGCAATTCGGGCATTTCTTCGCTTAATTCGCCGTTCTCGCTCTGACCTTCTGTTCGTTCGGGGGGAATTTCTGCGAGCTTGGACTCGTTCATTGCTTCAGGATTAAATGTGTAAGGGTTAAAGCTCACAGACTCGGAATCTTTCTCGTCAAATTCTCCGTCTGCGGTATTATTTGCGTTAATATTTGCGTCCGAATAAATAACGGCGTTTGCTTTTGCTGGTATTACTTCCTGATGTATATATTGATCCTGCTGTTCTTGCTGTGTTACTTGCTGAACCTGCTGATTTTGCTGAGTAGTTCGTGATGAATTGCTGCGAGTTACCTGCTGAAGGTTTGTATTACCCGCTTGTCTCATCATATTTTGAATGTTCATAAATTAAGACCACCTTTCATGATTTTATAATAATAAAATTTGTGAAAAATTTATGAATATTATCAAACTTTTTCATTTAAGCCGCGTTCCTTGAGAATCTTCACGACATTTTTAACGTCCTGAGAGGCTCCCCTGTGAGTTATAAATAATGCGTCAGGAGAGTCTACTATCACTAAATCATTAACGCCGTTTAACACAGCAAGTTTTTCATTTGAGTACACAAAACAATTTTTGCTGTTAAGAATCATGGACGAGCCGACTGTAACATTTTGATTCTCGTCATTGTCAAGAATATCATCGTGCAAAGCGTCCCACGAGCCTACATCTGACCAGCCGGAATTAACAAGAGGCACGACAGCGACTTTTTTTGCACGTTCCATTACGGCATTATCAAACGAGATATTTTTAACATCCGGGAATTCTTCACGCAAATTTTTACGCATAGCAAAGTCATATAATTCGGGGTCAGAGTGTTCAAGCTCGCGATAAAGACTCTCAGGAGTAAATATAAAGATTCCCCCGTTCCATAAATAAATCTTGCTCGCTAAATATTCACGCGCTGTGTTAATGTCGGGTTTCTCCACGAAATTCGCGGCCTCGCAGTAACCGCCCTCGTGAAAGTTGCCTTGCTTGATATAGCCGAATCCAGTTTCAGGCCGAGTCGGTGAAATTCCCAGTGTAGCAATAAAGCCGTCTTTTGCCGCCTGTATAGCAATCTTCAAGGAATCGCAAAAAATTTTGTTATTCTTAATAAATGAGTCGCTCGGTGCGATAATCATAACGTCATTATAATTCGCGCCAGTTCTCAATAATTCGTCAACTGCCAGTAAAATTGCCGGTGCTGTTCCACGTGCGCAGGGTTCTTCTATGATAAAATTTTCGCTCAAATTCTCAAGCCCGAACGTCTCATTAAATTGCTTGACGACGAATTTATGCCACTTTTGACCCGATATAACACGTAAAGATTCAAGCGGCACTATATTAAGCATTCTCAACGCCGTATTTTGCAAAAGTGTTCTATTTCCGTGGAGCTTCAAAAATTGTTTTGGCATGTTCTCACGTGATAGAGGCCATAAACGAGTCCCGCTGCCTCCGCTTAAAATCATCCCGTAAATATTCATGTTTAATTCACCTGTGATTGAGTCCCTTTCTGTAACATTTGATTTATACTCGTTGACAATAACGGAATAGGATCGACAAATTGCCCGCCTAAAATTAAACTATAATGCAAATGAGGTCCAGTTACACGCCCTGTGCTGCCTGATCTCGCAATTAATTGACCCTTTGCAACTTTGTCGCCCTTCTTTACGTCGATTTCTTTTAGGTGAAAGAATGCCGTTATTACTCCGTTCCCAGAGTCAATATAAACGCTGCCCCCTGCGTAATAGTGAAAGCCGGTTAATATAACAGTTCCCGCAAATGGAGCTAAAACTTTTGTGCCGTTCGCTGCTCTCAAATCTGCGCCGTTATGTCCGCTTCTGGGAGTCCCGTTATAGACTCGCTGCAATCCGTAATAACTTGTAAGAGTGATATTATTCAAAGGCGGTTGAGGCGGAGTCGTCCATCGTCTTGAAACTGTCATAGTTTTCAGTGCGGCACCGATTAATTTAGACTCTTCACGGATTCGCTTTAATTCGCGTTTAGGCGGATTTACCATTTTAGGGCTGACTCGTAAATGCTCCTGCGGATATTTGCGTGCTTTGAGCTTGATATTTCCTGATGCTTTATAAATTTTATTTGCTTGAGTGAACTCTATCAAAATGGGATAATCGCCCGGCTTTATATTTCTAACGTCAGAGCCCAGTAACG contains:
- a CDS encoding mannose-1-phosphate guanylyltransferase — translated: MNIYGMILSGGSGTRLWPLSRENMPKQFLKLHGNRTLLQNTALRMLNIVPLESLRVISGQKWHKFVVKQFNETFGLENLSENFIIEEPCARGTAPAILLAVDELLRTGANYNDVMIIAPSDSFIKNNKIFCDSLKIAIQAAKDGFIATLGISPTRPETGFGYIKQGNFHEGGYCEAANFVEKPDINTAREYLASKIYLWNGGIFIFTPESLYRELEHSDPELYDFAMRKNLREEFPDVKNISFDNAVMERAKKVAVVPLVNSGWSDVGSWDALHDDILDNDENQNVTVGSSMILNSKNCFVYSNEKLAVLNGVNDLVIVDSPDALFITHRGASQDVKNVVKILKERGLNEKV
- a CDS encoding flavin reductase family protein — translated: MHKAINLNEYAGHIINSLQHGILLTTKANDKVNTMAIGWGTLGINWTRPIFAAYIREGRYTRSLLDTNPEFTVNIPVNINKDSQKIAAFCGTRSGRDLDKIQLAGLTLTESEKISVPGILQLPLTLECRVLYRQIQDLPLLNDEKLRDSLYPQNINSTAAGANRDVHVSYYGEILASYIIE
- a CDS encoding NTP transferase domain-containing protein; the encoded protein is MKALILNSGLGSRMGVLTSEQPKCLTEIKPGETILSRQLKQLAELGINEIIITTGYCEGVLMNYCRTLDLPVNIKFVNNPDYKQTNYIYSIYLAREFLRDDDLLFMHGDLVFENEAIDKILSESRSVMAVSSSVPLPDKDFKAVIDSDNKILKVGVEFFNNALTAQPLYKLAKNDWLLWLNKIEDYCRNYAGGGGH
- a CDS encoding SagB/ThcOx family dehydrogenase, encoding MRKILISALIIILIASCSFAEGEIIKLPDPVKTGGMSLTEAITNRHSAREFADVDISLQDLSNLLYITAGVNRENGLRVYPVAMGIQDTFIYVFNREGVYKYDALTHSLELITKGDHRQDTGMQEFVGQAAVNLAYVNDINLWSGSKAPKELISRWVYAHAGAVMQNAYLFAASQGWNAVVRGSFDAKKLGEILKLKEGQNILLIHSIGPKN
- a CDS encoding M23 family metallopeptidase, with amino-acid sequence MRKIFIAASIIFLFASPVFASSWVNFPESWDIGQAFAVSITSTAEYSNPVVTWMNRKISLNVEQGGAGRISYALLGSDVRNIKPGDYPILIEFTQANKIYKASGNIKLKARKYPQEHLRVSPKMVNPPKRELKRIREESKLIGAALKTMTVSRRWTTPPQPPLNNITLTSYYGLQRVYNGTPRSGHNGADLRAANGTKVLAPFAGTVILTGFHYYAGGSVYIDSGNGVITAFFHLKEIDVKKGDKVAKGQLIARSGSTGRVTGPHLHYSLILGGQFVDPIPLLSTSINQMLQKGTQSQVN